One Tautonia rosea genomic window carries:
- a CDS encoding amidohydrolase family protein — protein MKPIELLCKTAHLVLVLCVAGPGFAQSESATEPNDEEKEGPSGPVLAIVGGDIETVTQGTIRRGTILVQDGKILAVGQSVEVPEGAEVIDAAGKVITPGFVTLDMSGVGLGPAVRTRAIGSSNTVADALDPFDRNIKFCLGAGITTGAVQVGSTSGFRFRFESGPGSADPGPIELTLEDLMTLYHEGQIGQDVLDHLIGHASEHDHAEEEAQGASLGLFAGGDGPGMVSPFDNRFFSEIDRSGACAHCSATVMETLPEPLAPPSPVRPRPNNHAVIKLTYGEISGMLVAEDPFYSLPPSSLVGPFNLYSWRENIKKARNYLEELAQYEADKEAGKKGIKEPRKPVDDGLIRLVKKEIPLRIPVDSADGIRSMVALAQELDYRLVIDGAAESWVVAEELGKAGVPVVLTPRSRRRPQPGRDDSTGTSIETPGILQRASVSFAVTALSSGVSLNGLAGRDLTSLPLEAAFAVRGGADESTALAALTIVPARILGLDGRIGSIEEGKDADLLILDGGPLDYRTYVETAIVDGRIRYQRAEDRVYPVFERNGR, from the coding sequence ATGAAACCGATTGAATTGCTTTGCAAGACGGCGCATCTGGTCCTGGTCTTGTGTGTCGCGGGACCTGGATTCGCTCAGTCCGAGTCGGCGACCGAGCCGAATGACGAGGAGAAGGAAGGACCATCCGGACCGGTTCTGGCCATCGTGGGAGGCGACATCGAAACGGTCACGCAGGGAACGATCCGACGGGGGACCATCCTCGTTCAGGATGGGAAAATCCTGGCGGTTGGCCAGAGCGTCGAGGTGCCTGAGGGTGCCGAGGTGATCGACGCGGCCGGCAAGGTCATTACTCCTGGCTTCGTCACGCTGGACATGAGCGGGGTGGGCCTGGGACCGGCGGTTCGGACACGGGCCATCGGCAGCAGCAACACGGTGGCCGACGCACTCGATCCGTTTGATCGAAACATCAAGTTTTGTCTTGGTGCCGGGATCACGACCGGGGCCGTTCAGGTGGGAAGTACCTCAGGATTCCGATTTCGGTTCGAGAGCGGCCCCGGATCCGCCGATCCCGGCCCGATCGAGCTGACCCTCGAAGACCTGATGACGCTGTACCACGAAGGTCAGATCGGACAGGATGTGCTTGATCACCTGATTGGTCATGCTTCTGAACATGATCATGCCGAGGAAGAGGCTCAAGGCGCATCACTCGGCCTGTTTGCGGGAGGTGACGGCCCGGGAATGGTCTCGCCGTTTGATAATCGCTTCTTCAGCGAAATCGATCGATCGGGAGCCTGTGCCCATTGCTCTGCCACGGTCATGGAAACGCTTCCCGAACCGCTTGCCCCTCCGTCGCCGGTTCGTCCGCGTCCGAATAACCACGCGGTGATCAAGCTGACCTACGGTGAGATTTCCGGGATGCTTGTCGCGGAAGATCCCTTCTATAGCCTTCCCCCGTCGTCGCTGGTGGGGCCGTTTAATCTGTATAGCTGGCGAGAAAACATCAAGAAAGCTCGGAATTATCTTGAGGAACTTGCGCAATACGAGGCTGATAAGGAGGCCGGAAAGAAAGGCATCAAGGAGCCTCGCAAACCGGTCGATGACGGCTTGATCCGGCTGGTCAAGAAGGAGATTCCGCTTCGAATTCCCGTCGATTCCGCCGATGGCATTCGGAGTATGGTGGCCCTTGCCCAGGAACTGGATTATCGGCTTGTGATCGACGGCGCTGCCGAGTCGTGGGTGGTGGCCGAGGAGTTGGGCAAGGCCGGGGTGCCGGTCGTCCTTACTCCTCGATCGCGTCGTCGTCCGCAGCCCGGTCGGGACGATTCGACCGGCACGTCCATCGAGACTCCCGGCATTCTCCAGCGAGCTTCGGTGTCGTTTGCGGTCACGGCACTATCGAGCGGGGTGAGCCTCAACGGTCTGGCCGGTCGAGACCTGACGAGTCTGCCGCTGGAAGCGGCTTTTGCCGTCCGGGGGGGGGCTGACGAATCGACCGCGCTGGCTGCCCTGACCATCGTTCCAGCCCGCATCCTTGGGCTTGACGGCCGAATTGGAAGCATCGAGGAAGGCAAGGATGCTGATCTGCTCATTCTCGATGGTGGTCCGCTCGACTACCGCACGTATGTTGAAACCGCCATCGTTGATGGAAGGATTCGCTATCAGCGGGCAGAGGATCGCGTTTACCCGGTCTTCGAGCGGAACGGCCGCTGA
- a CDS encoding LemA family protein translates to MDTMLETLLPTVVVGILVVVVLWRLGKHMLGSNDATQPGGDPEMGWMSRLALGAAVIGLTIGAAVFSSFGIDQIRRQRDLERVPRTEVVAALTGEINLVGSAVEDPATGVVIAPRTGTPCLYFHYTVEKKTKDSEGKTKWSTIERQEQWAPTFQLVDDSGSITIRPSDADHFHTTNRDHLETVGDLRYREWRIDPGQRVFLFGFAQVDAEGQGSVGFSEPGRYTPMISEGNELAERRSMAVGAVFLCWAALASLSFAVFFGCWMARLHQTPFYLALIATLMIGGLTYCGLRMMHADLTGARDRLHRVRSSAREAVTDLLNHRRIRWDGDWSNLGRFDDSSVFASLDDRERRRLTRIRIDLARAVLRTNSIRDRFPERMLAPFWGIHREPTIGLPEADQATLAQLDGEFEVARLSPGLTGIASPVALVIAIVGSWFGLKKIKEKRYIENVPTSPTTGVAVGFTEIMGTIVPTETGTTLSGPLSNRPCAQFHYTVQERRGSGKNAKWVTIEDRKERIPFLCQDDHGHLLVLPEGAEILTRHQDSSRSGKLRYSETRLEIGDPLYALGTATIEPVEMASLRLERGDERSLPYVLSNYSESTLMHRKARVGQFWITTAVDALILPTLLIFGLYGSFQATDFLAATLVAIGYFVLAVTILLFNDLVFLRNRVQRAWHNIEVSLKKRADLVPNLQQVVQSYLAHERGAQEELALMRQAYGGGAMLDLTHATEMLTAERSLLDRIIGLREAAPDLKADQLTGDLMRRLTLLENEIALMRQGYNDAVERYNTRIAHVPEVLLAVIFRFTEASYFQAPVEVHETPRLDFSTGSA, encoded by the coding sequence ATGGATACGATGCTCGAAACGCTTCTACCGACCGTTGTGGTGGGCATTCTCGTTGTGGTCGTGCTCTGGCGCCTTGGCAAACACATGCTCGGCTCGAATGACGCCACTCAGCCAGGGGGTGATCCGGAGATGGGGTGGATGAGCCGTCTGGCGCTGGGAGCCGCGGTGATCGGGCTGACGATCGGCGCCGCGGTGTTCAGCTCATTCGGCATCGACCAAATCCGCCGGCAACGTGATCTGGAACGCGTCCCTCGGACCGAGGTCGTGGCGGCTCTGACCGGCGAGATCAACCTGGTCGGCTCGGCGGTCGAAGACCCGGCCACCGGGGTCGTCATCGCCCCTCGAACCGGCACACCTTGCCTCTATTTTCACTACACCGTCGAGAAAAAAACCAAGGATTCCGAAGGCAAAACCAAGTGGAGCACCATCGAACGACAGGAGCAGTGGGCCCCCACCTTTCAACTGGTCGACGATTCGGGGTCCATCACCATCCGACCGTCCGATGCGGACCACTTCCACACCACGAATCGCGACCATTTGGAGACCGTCGGCGACCTGCGCTACCGAGAATGGCGGATCGATCCCGGCCAGCGTGTGTTTTTGTTCGGATTTGCACAGGTCGATGCCGAAGGGCAGGGATCAGTTGGGTTCAGCGAGCCAGGACGCTACACCCCGATGATCTCGGAAGGCAACGAACTGGCCGAACGCCGATCGATGGCCGTGGGTGCGGTCTTTCTTTGCTGGGCGGCGCTCGCGTCGCTCTCCTTCGCCGTTTTCTTCGGGTGCTGGATGGCCCGGCTGCACCAGACTCCGTTTTACCTGGCTTTGATCGCAACGCTCATGATCGGCGGCTTAACCTACTGCGGCCTTCGGATGATGCACGCCGACCTGACCGGAGCGCGGGACCGGCTGCATCGGGTACGCTCCTCGGCTCGCGAGGCGGTGACCGATCTGCTCAATCACCGCAGGATTCGCTGGGATGGAGACTGGTCGAACCTCGGCCGATTCGATGATTCGTCCGTCTTCGCCTCGCTCGACGATCGCGAGAGGCGGCGCCTGACCCGAATTCGGATCGATCTGGCCCGCGCCGTCTTGCGAACCAATTCCATCCGCGACCGGTTTCCGGAACGGATGCTCGCCCCTTTCTGGGGAATTCATCGCGAGCCGACGATCGGCCTGCCGGAAGCCGACCAGGCGACCCTCGCGCAACTTGATGGCGAATTCGAGGTCGCTCGCTTGAGTCCCGGCCTGACCGGGATCGCCAGCCCGGTGGCCCTGGTGATCGCGATCGTCGGCTCGTGGTTTGGCCTGAAAAAAATCAAGGAAAAGCGATACATCGAAAACGTGCCGACCAGCCCGACGACCGGCGTGGCGGTGGGATTCACCGAGATCATGGGCACGATCGTACCGACGGAAACGGGCACAACCCTCTCGGGTCCACTCTCGAACCGGCCGTGTGCCCAGTTCCATTACACGGTTCAGGAGCGTCGAGGCAGCGGCAAGAACGCCAAATGGGTCACAATCGAGGATCGCAAGGAACGGATTCCCTTCCTTTGCCAGGATGACCACGGCCATTTACTCGTTTTGCCGGAAGGGGCTGAGATTCTGACCCGGCACCAGGATTCCAGTCGATCGGGCAAGCTTCGCTACAGCGAGACACGCCTGGAAATCGGCGACCCCCTTTACGCGCTGGGGACGGCGACGATCGAGCCCGTGGAAATGGCATCGTTGCGGCTGGAACGGGGTGACGAGCGATCGCTTCCTTACGTGCTGAGCAACTATTCCGAGTCGACCTTGATGCATCGTAAGGCGCGGGTCGGGCAGTTCTGGATCACGACGGCCGTGGATGCCTTGATCTTGCCGACGCTCCTGATTTTCGGCCTGTACGGCTCGTTTCAGGCGACCGACTTCCTCGCGGCCACGCTGGTGGCGATCGGCTACTTCGTGCTGGCGGTGACGATTCTCCTGTTCAACGACCTGGTGTTTCTTCGGAATCGGGTCCAGCGCGCCTGGCACAACATCGAGGTGTCGCTCAAGAAGCGGGCCGACCTGGTGCCGAATCTTCAGCAGGTTGTTCAGTCCTACCTGGCTCACGAACGCGGGGCGCAGGAAGAGCTCGCCCTGATGCGCCAGGCCTACGGCGGCGGTGCCATGCTTGACCTGACACACGCGACCGAGATGCTCACGGCCGAGCGATCGCTACTCGACCGCATCATCGGTCTCCGGGAAGCTGCGCCAGACCTCAAGGCAGATCAGTTGACCGGCGATCTGATGCGTCGATTGACCTTGCTTGAAAACGAGATCGCCTTGATGCGACAGGGCTACAACGACGCCGTGGAACGCTACAACACGCGGATCGCCCACGTTCCGGAGGTCCTGCTGGCCGTGATCTTCCGGTTCACGGAGGCGTCATACTTCCAAGCGCCAGTTGAGGTTCACGAGACCCCTCGACTCGACTTCAGCACCGGTTCGGCCTGA
- a CDS encoding nitroreductase family protein, which translates to MTAAEAILCRQSVVRFDPDRPVSDAILVRMLRLAGRAHSPHHLQPWRFLVIRDQGNRDRLRRAAFHHPRLGEAPVAILVLGYHHPDRSHWQVIRDQLSSAVPLSAEDLGRINAEVRRDLAAETDRGIWACRHANAAATTLMIAATDLGLASAQIDRFNGSLIRDIFSIPLDHSLCAVMAIGYAVGEPSTVPCLPLAELCFLEHFGQPWTLGEGDDRA; encoded by the coding sequence ATGACCGCTGCCGAGGCCATCCTCTGCCGCCAATCGGTCGTCCGGTTCGATCCTGATCGGCCCGTGTCCGATGCGATCCTGGTGCGAATGCTCCGCCTGGCGGGCCGGGCACACTCGCCGCACCATCTCCAGCCCTGGCGGTTCCTGGTGATCCGGGATCAAGGGAACCGTGATCGGCTCCGTCGCGCGGCGTTTCATCACCCTCGACTGGGTGAAGCGCCGGTGGCGATTCTCGTGCTGGGCTACCATCATCCCGATCGGAGCCACTGGCAGGTGATCCGGGATCAGTTGTCATCGGCCGTGCCGCTCTCCGCCGAAGATCTCGGCCGGATCAACGCGGAGGTCCGCCGCGACCTGGCTGCCGAGACGGATCGCGGCATCTGGGCCTGCCGACACGCCAATGCCGCCGCGACCACCCTGATGATCGCCGCTACGGATCTTGGCCTCGCTTCGGCACAAATCGACCGCTTCAATGGATCGTTGATCCGGGACATCTTCAGCATTCCACTCGATCACTCGCTCTGCGCCGTGATGGCGATCGGCTATGCTGTGGGCGAGCCTTCCACCGTCCCGTGCCTTCCACTTGCCGAGCTTTGCTTTCTGGAACACTTTGGCCAGCCCTGGACGCTGGGTGAAGGGGACGATCGGGCGTGA
- a CDS encoding 3-keto-disaccharide hydrolase, whose protein sequence is MTMLRTCCAAATLALLVPLAACAAEPKAEEWTSLFDGETLSGWEMIKLRPDGDCSWTVEDGVIVGRGDPSMLFSPKGDYTNFRFRAEIMINDGGNSGMYFRSEKGPTFSGGYEAQINSTHRDPIKTGSIYTRVHVYEELVPPGTWFTQEVEVVDKDYRGQVVTSITVKVNDKVLYELLDYDRQYKQGHFAFQGHDPGSVVSLRKIEVMELP, encoded by the coding sequence ATGACCATGCTCCGCACCTGCTGCGCGGCGGCGACGCTCGCCCTGCTTGTTCCTTTGGCGGCCTGCGCGGCCGAGCCGAAGGCCGAGGAATGGACCTCTCTGTTCGATGGCGAAACCCTCAGCGGCTGGGAGATGATCAAGCTCCGGCCCGACGGCGACTGCAGCTGGACGGTCGAAGATGGCGTGATCGTCGGCCGGGGCGATCCTTCGATGCTTTTTAGCCCCAAGGGGGATTACACCAACTTCCGCTTCCGCGCCGAGATCATGATCAACGACGGCGGCAACTCGGGCATGTACTTCCGATCGGAAAAAGGCCCGACCTTCTCCGGCGGCTACGAGGCCCAGATTAACAGCACCCACCGCGACCCGATCAAGACCGGATCGATCTACACCCGCGTCCACGTCTATGAGGAACTCGTCCCGCCCGGCACCTGGTTCACCCAGGAAGTCGAGGTGGTCGACAAGGACTACCGCGGCCAGGTCGTCACGTCGATCACCGTGAAGGTTAACGACAAGGTCCTGTACGAGCTGCTCGACTACGACCGACAGTACAAGCAGGGGCACTTCGCCTTCCAGGGGCACGACCCGGGCAGCGTCGTCTCCCTGCGCAAGATCGAGGTCATGGAACTGCCCTGA
- a CDS encoding alanine/glycine:cation symporter family protein produces MEPLLDTLNALNDVIWHEYVLFFLLAVGLLFTIWSGVSQFHALTHGTPVILGKYDDKGDPGAINHFQALSAALSATVGLGNIAGVALAIALGGPGAVFWMWMVGLVGMALKTTEVTLSMLYRNTDDPENPHGGPMWVVKQGFSAMGPKLAPVGSFIGGIFCITLLISTVTGGNMFQAWNVGIVTEKDFGVPQILSGIVMALIVGVVIIGGIKRIGAVAGRLVPFMCGIYLLAALYVIAVNITEVPAMLALIVRTAFSPLEAQGAFVGGTFGYALVWGMKRALFSSEAGQGSSPIAHSAAKTDEPVREGVVAGLEPFIDTIVVCTLTALVLLLTGAWNREPNAVFDEAPRIVQGDQLDHWRVETGPLPESSRDGWQNGTDMVFLVVQADENRLTGGTSRRVMGNVTFDPDQNRYLVSWSDIVSLAEPRIEPLPEGGFGVFRDYPGAALTSHAFNRVQPGLGKWLVTIASWLFAISTMISWSYYGEQGMIYLLGSRSVLPYKLVYCLLIVAACVPGFITTDVALDTISSFGTGVMLWANIPIMLIFGRQAMNAYHDYFRRLKAGEMDPPHAAPSITDVVEGRDVE; encoded by the coding sequence ATGGAACCCTTGCTGGACACGCTGAACGCGCTCAATGATGTCATTTGGCATGAATATGTCTTGTTCTTCTTGCTTGCGGTCGGTCTTCTGTTCACGATCTGGAGCGGGGTGTCTCAGTTCCATGCCCTGACGCACGGCACGCCGGTCATTCTTGGGAAGTACGACGACAAGGGCGACCCCGGCGCGATCAATCACTTCCAGGCCCTTTCGGCCGCACTTTCGGCCACGGTGGGTCTGGGGAACATTGCCGGGGTGGCGTTGGCCATCGCGCTCGGGGGGCCGGGGGCGGTCTTCTGGATGTGGATGGTCGGGCTGGTCGGCATGGCCCTGAAGACGACCGAAGTCACCCTGTCGATGCTCTACCGCAACACGGACGACCCCGAGAATCCCCACGGCGGGCCGATGTGGGTGGTCAAGCAGGGGTTCTCGGCGATGGGGCCGAAGCTGGCCCCGGTCGGATCGTTCATCGGCGGGATTTTCTGCATCACCCTGCTTATCTCGACCGTCACCGGCGGCAACATGTTCCAGGCCTGGAACGTCGGTATTGTGACCGAGAAGGATTTCGGCGTCCCGCAGATCCTCAGCGGGATCGTGATGGCCCTGATCGTCGGCGTGGTGATCATCGGCGGCATCAAGCGGATCGGGGCCGTCGCCGGTCGCCTCGTCCCCTTCATGTGCGGCATCTACCTGCTCGCGGCTCTGTATGTGATCGCGGTGAACATCACCGAAGTTCCCGCAATGCTCGCCCTGATCGTCCGCACGGCCTTCAGCCCCCTGGAGGCTCAGGGGGCGTTCGTCGGCGGGACCTTCGGCTATGCTCTGGTCTGGGGGATGAAGCGGGCCTTGTTTTCCAGCGAGGCCGGCCAGGGGTCCTCTCCCATCGCCCACTCGGCCGCCAAGACCGATGAGCCGGTCCGCGAAGGCGTCGTGGCGGGCCTCGAACCGTTCATCGACACGATCGTCGTCTGCACTCTGACCGCCCTGGTCCTTTTGCTCACCGGCGCCTGGAATCGCGAGCCGAACGCTGTGTTCGACGAGGCCCCCCGCATCGTCCAGGGCGACCAGCTTGACCACTGGCGTGTCGAGACCGGACCGCTGCCCGAGTCGAGCCGAGACGGCTGGCAGAACGGCACCGACATGGTCTTCCTCGTCGTCCAGGCCGACGAGAACCGCCTGACCGGCGGCACCTCGCGCCGGGTCATGGGCAACGTCACGTTCGACCCCGATCAGAACCGCTACCTTGTCTCCTGGTCCGACATCGTCAGCCTGGCCGAGCCCCGCATCGAGCCGCTTCCTGAAGGGGGCTTTGGCGTCTTCCGCGATTACCCCGGCGCGGCCCTGACGAGCCACGCCTTCAACCGGGTCCAACCCGGCCTGGGCAAGTGGCTGGTGACGATCGCCTCGTGGCTCTTTGCCATCTCGACGATGATCTCGTGGAGCTACTACGGCGAGCAGGGAATGATCTACCTGCTTGGCTCCCGCAGCGTCCTGCCCTACAAGCTTGTCTACTGCCTCTTGATCGTCGCCGCCTGCGTCCCCGGCTTCATCACGACCGACGTCGCCCTCGACACCATTTCCAGCTTCGGCACCGGCGTGATGCTCTGGGCGAACATCCCGATCATGCTCATCTTCGGCCGACAGGCCATGAACGCCTACCACGACTACTTTCGCCGCCTGAAGGCCGGCGAAATGGACCCTCCCCACGCTGCCCCGTCGATCACCGACGTGGTTGAAGGCCGAGACGTTGAGTAA
- the sppA gene encoding signal peptide peptidase SppA: MSYHSSNAPPPPPPGQTIVLERRERNGWFRRLFWPVLILSVLINFTLLSQRTAGLRPDPLEEQYVVGSLNPTADKIAIVRVEGPIALSSVDFAVEQIRQARNDKRVKAVVLRVDTPGGTVTGSDQIWREVALLKQTGKPVIVSMGGLAASGGYYVSAAADEIIAEPTTTTGSIGVVIELPNASDLLDKVGLQFQSITAGEWKNMGSPYQPLEERDLARFQELVDDTYSRFLRIVAQGRNLSMDEARAVADGKIYSADEALAIGLIDRLGYQEDAIAEAATRAKLDSPRVVRYSRPLSLGSLFGLSAAARSNALIDEQTLMEWRTPRMMMILR, from the coding sequence ATGAGCTATCATTCCTCCAATGCTCCTCCTCCTCCGCCTCCCGGCCAAACGATCGTCCTGGAGCGTCGCGAGCGCAACGGTTGGTTCCGTCGCCTCTTCTGGCCCGTCTTGATTCTCTCGGTTCTGATCAACTTCACGCTCCTCTCGCAACGCACGGCTGGGCTACGGCCCGATCCGCTGGAGGAACAGTACGTCGTCGGCTCGCTGAACCCGACGGCCGACAAGATCGCCATCGTGCGCGTGGAAGGGCCGATCGCGCTGAGCAGCGTTGATTTCGCAGTCGAGCAGATTCGCCAGGCCCGCAACGACAAGCGTGTGAAGGCTGTCGTCTTGCGCGTCGATACCCCCGGTGGGACCGTGACCGGCTCCGATCAGATCTGGCGCGAAGTGGCCTTGCTCAAACAAACGGGCAAGCCGGTGATCGTGTCGATGGGAGGGCTGGCGGCCTCGGGTGGCTATTACGTTTCGGCTGCTGCCGATGAGATCATCGCCGAACCGACCACCACCACCGGCTCGATCGGCGTGGTGATCGAGCTGCCAAACGCCTCCGACCTGCTCGACAAGGTGGGATTGCAGTTCCAGTCGATCACCGCCGGCGAATGGAAAAACATGGGTTCACCCTATCAACCGCTCGAAGAACGCGACCTCGCCCGCTTCCAAGAACTGGTGGACGACACCTACTCCCGCTTCCTCCGGATCGTCGCCCAGGGACGCAACCTCTCGATGGACGAGGCCCGAGCGGTGGCCGACGGCAAGATCTACTCGGCCGATGAGGCACTGGCCATCGGCCTGATCGACCGCCTCGGCTACCAGGAAGATGCCATCGCCGAGGCCGCTACCCGAGCCAAGCTCGACTCCCCTCGGGTCGTTCGCTACAGCAGGCCGCTGAGCCTGGGAAGCCTTTTCGGTCTTTCGGCCGCAGCCCGGTCGAACGCCTTGATCGACGAACAAACCCTCATGGAGTGGCGGACCCCTCGCATGATGATGATTCTGCGCTAA
- a CDS encoding exo-alpha-sialidase, with protein MLSRLFVLLCVSAPALLVAPDVARANDDPRRIRNGWTIPDEGYCDQPYVIVTDQGHWLCTMTTGEGKEGAVGQHIVATISHDKGRTWSDLIPIEPSDGPEASWVMPLKVPGGRIYAFYTYNSENLREVPSNSPSVGRRVDTLGAYAFKWSDDGGLTWSDDRLEIPMRPMRIDRGNTTGGETLFFWGVGKPITTNDVAYFGFAKVGKWGVPGGMVESQGVFMRSDNILTEPDPSRIRWELLPEDDEGLRAPKGPVSDEANLVALSDGSLFATYRTIDGYPCHAYSRDGGRTWTPSAYMTYGPEGRRVKHPRAANFVKKFSNGKYLYWFHNHGGEQIHRDDWNPYQGRNPAWVLGGIERDGLIHWSEPEILLYDDDPNVRISYPDFIEDDGELYVTETQKEIARVHRVDPTLLDDLWGQFDRREVERSGLVLELAGDPIAAGTEAAMPPLPDLGDRGGFSIGLWVRFRELTEGQSLLDSRDESGRGLHLFTTGRSTLGVTLSDGDHEATWDSDPGTGPGTLKVGDLQHIVVTVDAGPQIISVVVDGIFNDGGAIRQYGWGRFLPELGDLNGRDRAILASRLYGELRSVRVYDRPLRTSEAVGNFRAGVPRHETAE; from the coding sequence ATGCTGTCCCGGCTGTTCGTTCTTCTTTGTGTCAGTGCGCCCGCGTTGCTGGTTGCTCCGGATGTCGCCCGCGCGAATGACGATCCGAGACGGATTCGCAATGGCTGGACCATCCCCGACGAGGGATACTGCGATCAGCCCTACGTGATCGTCACTGATCAGGGACACTGGCTCTGCACGATGACGACCGGCGAGGGGAAGGAAGGGGCCGTTGGTCAGCACATTGTCGCCACCATCAGTCACGACAAAGGACGGACCTGGTCGGACTTGATCCCGATTGAGCCGAGTGACGGGCCGGAAGCCTCCTGGGTGATGCCCTTGAAGGTTCCCGGCGGACGCATTTATGCATTCTACACGTATAACTCTGAGAATCTCCGAGAGGTTCCCTCGAACAGTCCAAGCGTGGGGCGTCGGGTGGATACCCTGGGGGCCTACGCCTTCAAGTGGAGCGACGACGGTGGCCTGACCTGGTCGGACGATCGCCTGGAAATTCCGATGCGACCGATGCGGATCGACCGCGGGAACACCACCGGCGGCGAGACCCTGTTCTTCTGGGGGGTTGGCAAGCCGATCACGACCAACGACGTTGCCTATTTCGGCTTCGCTAAGGTGGGCAAGTGGGGAGTCCCCGGCGGGATGGTCGAGTCGCAAGGCGTGTTCATGCGAAGCGACAACATCCTGACCGAACCCGACCCGAGCCGCATCCGCTGGGAATTGCTCCCCGAGGATGACGAGGGGCTTCGGGCCCCGAAAGGGCCGGTGTCCGACGAGGCGAATCTGGTTGCGCTGTCCGACGGCTCGCTGTTCGCGACCTATCGCACCATCGACGGCTACCCGTGCCATGCCTATAGCCGCGACGGCGGCCGCACCTGGACCCCCTCGGCGTACATGACCTACGGCCCCGAAGGACGACGGGTGAAGCATCCCCGCGCCGCGAACTTTGTGAAGAAATTCTCAAACGGAAAATATCTCTACTGGTTCCATAATCATGGGGGTGAGCAGATTCATCGGGACGACTGGAACCCTTATCAAGGGCGGAACCCGGCCTGGGTGCTTGGCGGTATCGAGCGCGATGGATTGATTCACTGGTCTGAGCCGGAGATTCTGCTCTACGACGACGATCCGAACGTCCGAATCAGCTATCCGGATTTCATCGAAGATGACGGCGAACTTTATGTGACCGAGACTCAGAAAGAAATCGCCCGCGTCCACCGGGTCGACCCGACCTTGCTTGACGACCTCTGGGGTCAGTTCGATCGCCGCGAGGTCGAGCGTTCCGGCCTGGTCCTCGAACTGGCCGGCGACCCAATCGCGGCCGGCACAGAGGCGGCCATGCCCCCTCTGCCCGACCTCGGCGACCGAGGAGGGTTCTCGATCGGCCTCTGGGTTCGGTTCCGAGAGTTAACCGAGGGGCAGTCGCTCCTCGACTCGCGGGACGAGTCCGGCCGCGGTTTGCACCTGTTCACGACGGGGCGATCGACGCTCGGCGTCACCCTCAGCGACGGCGATCACGAGGCCACCTGGGACAGCGACCCCGGCACCGGCCCCGGCACCCTGAAGGTCGGCGACTTGCAGCACATCGTCGTTACGGTCGATGCCGGACCCCAGATTATCAGTGTGGTTGTTGATGGAATCTTCAACGATGGCGGCGCGATCCGTCAGTACGGCTGGGGACGCTTCCTTCCCGAGCTGGGCGACCTCAACGGTCGAGATCGTGCCATCCTGGCCTCGCGACTCTATGGAGAACTCCGATCGGTTCGGGTCTACGATCGTCCCTTGCGGACCTCCGAGGCCGTCGGGAACTTCCGCGCCGGGGTGCCCCGCCACGAGACTGCCGAGTGA
- the ispD gene encoding 2-C-methyl-D-erythritol 4-phosphate cytidylyltransferase, with amino-acid sequence MGPFAVILPAAGQSRRFGDATRKKVDHEIDGRAVWRWAVEPFAERNDVAQLLLAVAPEDRKQFEDRYQAELAELRITLVEGGAERFDTVAACLDRIDPRCEFVAVHDAARPFPTRAVIDRVFEAARAFGAALPGLPVSDTLKRAGDDGVITETVSRAGLFAVQTPQAFRLDLLRQAHANRINLSVPVTDDAQLVEAIGHPCRIVLGSPLNLKITRREDLPLAEAIFRGLLRDRER; translated from the coding sequence ATGGGCCCGTTTGCCGTCATCCTTCCGGCCGCCGGACAGTCCCGGCGGTTCGGAGATGCGACCCGGAAAAAAGTGGACCATGAGATCGACGGCCGAGCCGTCTGGCGCTGGGCGGTCGAGCCGTTCGCCGAGCGAAACGACGTGGCGCAGCTCCTTCTGGCCGTCGCTCCCGAAGACCGCAAGCAGTTCGAGGATCGCTATCAGGCCGAGCTGGCGGAACTGAGGATTACCCTGGTTGAGGGTGGAGCCGAACGTTTTGACACGGTGGCGGCCTGTCTCGATCGGATCGATCCGCGTTGCGAGTTCGTCGCCGTCCATGACGCAGCCCGACCGTTCCCCACCCGAGCCGTGATCGACCGCGTCTTCGAGGCCGCCCGAGCATTCGGCGCGGCCTTGCCCGGTTTGCCGGTCTCCGACACCTTGAAACGGGCCGGAGACGACGGCGTGATCACGGAAACCGTCTCCCGAGCCGGCCTCTTTGCCGTGCAAACGCCGCAGGCATTTCGGCTCGACCTGCTTCGCCAGGCCCATGCAAACCGGATCAATCTCTCGGTGCCCGTGACCGACGATGCCCAGCTTGTCGAGGCCATCGGCCATCCGTGCCGGATCGTCCTCGGATCGCCTCTGAATCTCAAGATCACCCGGCGCGAGGATCTTCCCCTGGCCGAGGCGATCTTCCGGGGCCTGCTCCGAGATCGAGAGCGCTGA